The Verrucomicrobiia bacterium genomic sequence GCCTCGAATCCTCCGCAAGTTCCCGCCGGGCCCTGCGATCCAGCGTCGCCTTCCTGATCGTGTTCGCGGCCGCCCTCGGCGCACTCGCGCTGCTGGCACCCCACGTTGTGCGTCTCGTCACGGCCCGGATCCCCCACACCACCGAACTCGATCTCGGCACCCGCCTCACCGACAGGGTCACTCGCCATTTCCCCGTGCTGGACGACCGGATCCTTGGCCAACGCCTCGCGGCCATCACCAATCGCCTTGCCGATGCCATGCGCCAGGCCAGCCCCCATTGTTCCATCACCCTCATCGACAACCCTGAGGTCAATGCCATCGCCCTCCCCGGCGGCCAGATTCTCGTCTGCCGCGGCCTGGTCGAACAGGTCGCCGATGGCGAAGAACTCGCCGGCGTCATCGCCCACGAACTGGCCCACGTCCGCAATCGACACGGCCTCCAGTCGGTGGTGGCCTCCGCCGGCCCCCTCCTCCTCGTCCGTCTGGCCTTTGGCCAGGGCCGCTCCCAGATCGGCACCATGGTCGAACACTCCCAGGAACTCCTGGCCCTTCAGTTCTCGAGGGATCAGGAACACGAGGCCGACACCGCTGCCTTCCACATGCTTGTGGACGCCCGCATCGATCCGCGCGGCCTGCTGCGCTTCATGAGGCGCATCGAGACCGAGGAAACCCTCGCCGCGGCCACCGCACCCCATGCGTCGGCCCCATCACAAGCCAGCCGAATCCAACGCGTTTCGCAATCCCACCCGCTCACCCCCGACCGAATCCGCCA encodes the following:
- a CDS encoding M48 family metallopeptidase, which gives rise to MHPLPTCWAATVRWTGQGDSEWTAELRISPATLVAGTAESTLAIPLCRLQLDRLRDGRLLLSDPEHDDWVILTREPSLLDHPGLRRLPHLHRQIQRLESSASSRRALRSSVAFLIVFAAALGALALLAPHVVRLVTARIPHTTELDLGTRLTDRVTRHFPVLDDRILGQRLAAITNRLADAMRQASPHCSITLIDNPEVNAIALPGGQILVCRGLVEQVADGEELAGVIAHELAHVRNRHGLQSVVASAGPLLLVRLAFGQGRSQIGTMVEHSQELLALQFSRDQEHEADTAAFHMLVDARIDPRGLLRFMRRIETEETLAAATAPHASAPSQASRIQRVSQSHPLTPDRIRHLESLWNALPPGTPWTPVPWPPTPTPRRR